A single genomic interval of Oryza sativa Japonica Group chromosome 7, ASM3414082v1 harbors:
- the LOC107278191 gene encoding ribonuclease 1-like → MAVKKTMKVVFSLVLLLLPLASTSAVEVKFDFMYFVQQWAPSYCSTAPHECEYEPRLPPNNFTIRGLWPSYEEWRPEYCNISDRLDPGQIQDLVKPLNQSWPSLLRNETNLELWSHEWSKHGTCSNLSQHGYFAAALALDKLKLTNLTKILADGGVVPSDEKTYTLGEISDALAKGTGFSTYLRCSQNELKYGETLLYEVLQCVDRSGEKLVNCTTPYWVTRCLDPDKIKIPAWFYGQ, encoded by the exons ATGGCCGTGAAGAAGACGATGAAGGTCGTGTTCTCCCTTGTGCTCTTGCTGCTCCCTCTCGCCTCTACCTCGGCGGTGGAGGTGAAATTCGACTTCATGTATTTTGTTCAGCAG TGGGCTCCATCGTACTGCTCCACTGCCCCGCACGAGTGCGAGTACGAGCCCCGGCTACCCCCAAATAACTTCACCATCCGTGGCCTATGGCCGAGCTACGAGGAATGGCGGCCGGAGTACTGCAACATCAGCGACCGCCTCGACCCGGGGCAGATCCAGGACCTGGTGAAGCCGCTGAACCAGTCATGGCCGTCGCTGCTGCGCAACGAGACCAACCTCGAGCTGTGGAGCCACGAGTGGAGCAAGCACGGCACCTGCTCCAACCTCAGCCAGCACGGCtacttcgccgccgcgctcgcgctgGACAAGCTTAAGCTCACCAACCTTACCAAGAtcctcgccgacggcggcgtcgtgccGTCCGACGAGAAGACCTACACGCTCGGCGAGATCAGCGACGCACTCGCCAAGGGCACTGGGTTCAGCACCTACCTCCGGTGTAGCCAGAACGAGCTCAAGTACGGGGAGACGCTGCTGTACGAGGTTTTGCAGTGCGTCGACCgctccggcgagaagctcgTCAACTGCACGACGCCGTACTGGGTGACCCGCTGCCTTGACCCTGACAAGATCAAGATACCGGCTTGGTTCTATGGACAGTAG